Below is a window of Streptomyces spongiicola DNA.
CCACGAGGGCGCTCGCCTGGCCGAAGACGACAGCGCGGGCGGCCATCAGCGGCTCGACTCCCTTGGCCCCCGGACGGCGCTCCCGCTGGGCCCGCAGCCGGGCGCGCAGCGACAGCGCGGTGGCCAGGAGGATCGCGGCGATCGCCGCGAGGACGATGGGCGCGGCCAGCGGCACGCTCGGCAGCGTGCCCACCGAGTCCCACAGTCGGGCGCCGCCCCAGGACAGCACCCCGGCCGCCACGAACAGCCCGGCCAGTACCCCAAGCCGTAGTTGCTTCACCACGCGCCCCTGTGTCCTTCGTCTTGGTGCCGGAGACCCTGAAGAGGGTAACGACTACTCGGGGAGGCGGAGTTCCAGGTCCTCGCGCGGAGCGACACCCGTCCGAGCCATACCGTCCAGCAGCTCCGCGATGCCGCCCCGGCCGGGCAGCTGGGCCTCGGGCTCCACATCGTGCCAGGGTGCGAGGACGAAGGCACGCTCGTGCGCCCGGGGATGCGGAAGGGTGAGGATCGGATCGTCCGAGATCACGTCCGCGTACGCCACGATGTCGACGTCGATCGTGCGCGGACCCCAGCGCTCCTCGCGCACCCGGTGGAACGCCTCCTCGATCGCCTGGCCCCGCTCCAGCAGGGAGGCGGGCGGCAGGGTCGTCCTCACGAGCACCACGGCGTTGAGGTACGACGGCTGGCTGCCCGGCTCGACGCCCCACGGCTCCGTCTCGTACACCGGGGAGACCGCCTTGACCCGCACGCCGGGCGTGTCCTCCAGCAGGTCGACGGCGCCCTGGATCGTCTCCAACCGGTTGCCGAGGTTGGATCCGAGCGCGATCACGGCGCGT
It encodes the following:
- the folK gene encoding 2-amino-4-hydroxy-6-hydroxymethyldihydropteridine diphosphokinase; amino-acid sequence: MSDPTVQPVPTAVVEQVDAADITLSNPKRAVIALGSNLGNRLETIQGAVDLLEDTPGVRVKAVSPVYETEPWGVEPGSQPSYLNAVVLVRTTLPPASLLERGQAIEEAFHRVREERWGPRTIDVDIVAYADVISDDPILTLPHPRAHERAFVLAPWHDVEPEAQLPGRGGIAELLDGMARTGVAPREDLELRLPE
- a CDS encoding DUF3180 domain-containing protein, translating into MKQLRLGVLAGLFVAAGVLSWGGARLWDSVGTLPSVPLAAPIVLAAIAAILLATALSLRARLRAQRERRPGAKGVEPLMAARAVVFGQASALVAALVSGVYGGVGVFLLGSLDVPARRDQAVYAGFSVLAGIAVIAAGLFVERVCKLPDDEDDGTGQVPAR